TGATCCAATAATGCCAGTAACTTACGTTAATACCCGGCGTTTCAAAAGGGGTGGTCACCGGAAGGACGATGTCGGACATGGCGACGGTACGATTCATGAAGAGATCGGCGGTCACGACGAGGTCCATCGCTTCGAAGGCTTTCTTTACCACTTCGGCTTCCGGATCCTGAGAGAGGGGATTGCGGCAGGCGATCCAGAGCATTTTTATGGGAGGATCGTCGGCAGCCAAAACTTCCGCGCCGAAATTGTTAATGTTGATCAAGCGGTCCTTTTCCCCTTGGCTCCCTTCCGGAGGTTTTTGTCCCATGGCGTGATAATTAAATCCCCAGGTGACGAGCTGGGCGTAATTTACTCCCCCTCCGAGAATCCCGATATTGCCGGTCATGGCCCCCAGGGCGTCGATGGCCCGGACGTTGGCACCGCCGTTGGTGTGGCGCTGCATGCCATAGCCGATCCAGATGTTGGCCGGTTTCGTCGTTGCATATTCCCTGGCTAAACGTTCAATGACCGGGACAGGGACCCCCGTCTTTTCCGCAGCCCATTCTACGGTGATGTTTTCTTTCAGGTAGGCAAAGAATTCCTGGTACCCCTTCGCATTCCGCTTAAGCCATTCGCTATCGTAGAGGGCGTGGTCCAGGATATAGCGGGCCATCCCTAGGGCCAAAGCGCCATCGGTACTTGCCCTGATCTGGATATATTCATCGGCTTTGGCGGCCGTCTGGGTGAGCAGGGGATCGATCACCACCACTTTGCATCCCTTTTCCTTTGCCCTCTCCACGATGGCCATGGAGTGAACGGCGCACCAGGCCGGGTTCGCGCCCCAGATGATCAGATATTTGGAATGAACCATCTGTTCCGGATCCGAATTGAAGATCATTCCCATGTCGAAAGACTGGGAATCGATCCCTGCCGGCCAGCAAGGAGTTCCGGTAGCCCGGGTGGTGTAACCGATGCTGGACATCATCCCCTCTATCCCGTAATTCAGGATGTTAAAGTTGCCTGAGTATTTGTTGAGGCAGATGGGCAGGGTGCTGCCGTATTTTTTCTTAATATCCAATATTGTAGTGGCAATCTGGGTGAAGGCTTCGTCCCAACTGATCCGCTCCCAATTTCCGCTGCCCCTACCCTTTTGCCGCATAGGGTATTTAATCCGGTCCGGAGAATAGACCATGCGGGGATAGGAATTTCCTTTGACACAGAGCCGACCGTTGGTGTAGGTGTTCTTTTCGTTTCCGGTTACGAAGGTGATGACCCCATCCTTTACGGTGGTTACCATGGAACAGGTATCGTAGCAATTGCGGGGGCAAGCGTTAAAAAACGTCATTTCCTTGCCTGCCGCCCTTCCCTTATTGGGAGCTAGTCCCATCAGTTTAAATTCTTTCGCCGCCCCCATACCGGCCATGGCTCCTAGGGTTGCGCCCACCGCCGCCCCTACTTTTAAAAATGTGCGCCGGGTTAATTTTTCATTTAGCATGTGTTGATCCTCCTTTCGCTTCGTTGTGAGACACTCAAGCGGTCTTGCCGTGTTTCTTCCTCCAAAAATCCTTCCAGGAGGAAGGCCATCGCTTGGCAGATGGGATGTTTTGTGGATGCGTGAATCAATTCACAATGTGCGGGGCACCAAGGAAGAAGATGTTCCTTCACGAACCGGTTATACAAGACGGGGAAGTGTTCTTGGTCCCCATGAGCCAAAAGGTAGCAAAGAAATTCCAGCTCCAGGGCCAGGTGGTCGTCGGGATCTCTCCCCTCATGGGCAACTTGAAGCCCCGCCTGGGAGTAAAAGGAGCGTACCGCCAGGGTTTCTTTCTGCATCAGGCTTCTCTCCGGATTCCGGTAGCTGGATTCATAAGGGGAAGCAAGTAGCCTGCCGGGGCCCACAAAGAGCCGGTTAAATTCGAAGGGGAGCGATTCGGTCTCCTCATCCGTCACCTGTTGCAAAAGTTCCAATCCCTTCATAATGGAAGCAGGGACGGGTTCTTCACCCTTCCATAAGGAAACGTATTCCTTTAGGGAGGAGGCCGTTATTCTCCATCCCTCCGCGTTCCACGACAGCAAGATCCCGGAGTAATAGCGCATCAGCAGGAAGAGAAGGGGGAAAGGATCGCGTGGATTAAATGTTTGGCTTTGTTCCACTTTCACCGCCTCCACTCTGAACATATTTTTGGATGAGAGATTCAAAAACCCTCTGTTGCGCTTCCGTAATCTTGTAGATTTTCTCCACGTGAGGCAACGGATTTCCTTGATACGTTTGATTCATGGAACCACTTTCGATTCTCGGCGAGGAAGGATTCTCACCGGAGCAGGCCGCAAGAAAAAGGAGACCCAGGAGAAGAAATAAGGGAATGATTCGTTTTACGTCCATGTGACTCACCTCCGGTTCTGGGAGAATTGTAGCATGGAGACGATTGTGGAAATCGCTATAAATAGGGGCGATTGGTTGGAGAGAATTCCTTTTCGGCAGGAAAAGAGCCGATTGTTCGCAATTTGGTCAAAAAAAAACCACAAGTTTTTTAACTTGGGTTTTTTCTACGTTCCTGCAAAACATTCGTTGTTTCCTTGCCAACGATGCTGGCTATGCTCATGGTTTATGGACCATCTGAAAGATTTTTAAGGCGGCGAATAAATTAAGCAGGTCCTCATAGGAGTTTAGATTTAGATGTAAGAGGTGTTCGATCTTCTTTAGGCGATTCCGCAACGTATTGGGATGGATATAGAGGAGGTCGGCGGTCCGGTTGATATCTCCATCGGATCGGAAAAAGGCCTCCAGCGTTTTCATCAGAATTCCATCGTTTTCCCGGTCGTATTCCAGTAGTTCCACCAGGTATTCCCGATAGAAATCGTTGAGAATTTCTTGATGGATATAGGAGAGGAGACGGATCAGCCCCAGTTCATCAAAGGAGATGACGGGCTCTGTTTTATTGAGAAATTTCCCCATTTCTAAGGCGATTTTTGCTTCCTGGTAGCTGCGGTAAAGGTCAAGGTTGGAAGGATAAATTCTACCGATGCCGACGGAAAACGATGTTTCCGGAAATAGGGGCGTGAGATATCTCCTCAAGTCCCTTGCCGTCATCTTCAACCATTCTTTCTCTTCCTTCCTTCCCCGTTCCAAGGAGTCAAAGAGGAGAATCACCAGTTGGTTTTGCAATGGAGTAATGACGGTGTTTAATGAAGACCTCCTACAGAAAACCTCAGCTTCCGATTTTATGCCTTCCCATTCGATTTCTCTCTTCCTTGTTCCTCCGAAAGGCTTTGCTTCCAGGACCATCAGGAGAACCGGCTTGGTAAAATCCCAACCCCAGTACCTGCCCTGGGTGATGAGCGTCTCTTCCGAATCAAATTGGTTAAAGAGCAGGTCGTGAAGGAAATGATTTTTATATTTTTTATGGGTCTCGGCGATTTCCGCATCCAGGAAAAGACGAAATGAAAGGGCCGAAACCGCCTGCCGGACGAGTTCAAGGGTAAGGTCCGTTATGCTTCCCTGTTCCTGTCGGATGAGGAGAAAGCCCAATTCTACCCCCTCCTTTTTGATCGGGAAAAGATAGTAGCTCTTTCCCCCATTCTCGAGATAGACAAAGGTGTAATTTTTCTCCTGTTTTTCCCACCTGAGATATTCCCGCCTCATAGGATGAAAGGAAGTAAATTCTTCCGCATTCTCCATGGAGGGGTGAAGTTGAAAGGAGGGGGTGAGGAGGAGAAGGGGATGGCCGATCAGGGTTTCCAGGCGGCGCAGCATCTCATGCAGGGGATTACGATTCGCCATCTCCAACCAATAGCGGAGCGATTCTTCCCAAACGTAATGAAAAAGCCCCAGGGCTTTCATTCTGGACATTTCCTCAATTTTTCGCTTCAGGTTTTCCTCGTCTCTCTCTCGAAGGAAAAGAAGAGGTTTTCCTAGGTTATCGATCTTTTCCCGAATGGAAACGGGAATGTAGATTGTCTCGTGCTGGTACAGAAGAATCCCCTTTACTTCCTCCAACTGTAAGAAGTCAGGCAGTTCTTGCCGGTTTACCTTCTCCGCCGCCAGGAGAAGAAGGGAGGCTTTTCCTTCTTTTTTCAGGGGAGGAGGGAGCGTCCCGTTCTCCCCGGCTAGGGAGGGAGGCTCCTCTGGGAGACGATGGGGGTCTCTTTTTTCCGGAGGAAGGAGGGAATTTGTTTTCTGAAAAGAACAGGGACTGCCGGCCTGTTTGGAGTTCGGGAGCGAATCGGTGATGAGGAGGAAGGATTTCTCCTTTCCGCTCCAGCCGGCCAGGATCTCCACATGATGAAAGGGGGATCCCATGAGCAGTTCCTGAAACGTAAGGGGGGTATCCATGGTTTCCTCTAATCTCCTTTCTCTGCCCAAAAGCAAACGGGTTCATCCTTCTTTTCGACGAAACGGATGGAGGGGCGGGTGAGGCTCCGCATTTCGTAATCATGAAGGATCTCTTGGTAGTTTAACGCCTCCGCGCTGTTTAAATCGATAATGGAAATAGCTCCCATAATACAGTTGGCGACGCAAATCGGCAGTTCTCCCCTCTTCTGCCTTTCGGCACACATATCGCACTTATCCGCTCTTCCTGTCTCAGGTAACATGGAGATGGCTCCGAAGGGACAAACGGTGACACATTTTCCGCATCCTGAGCATAGGGAAGAGTTTAAAATGACAATTCCATTCCGGTCTTTCCGGATAGACCGTTCCGGACAGATGGCCATACAGGCAGGATTGGCGCAATGGTTACAGGCCATGGAGAGGTAGGCGAAGATATTCCCATCCTGGTGAGCCAGAGAAGTTACTCTTCTTCGGTGCGTTTCCTTTCTTCCCCGCTCATTCCTGCAGGCAAATTCACAGGTTCTGCAGCCAATGCATTTTTCGGTATCGATGAGAAAGCCCAGCTGTTTATCCATTTTTCTTCATTTTCTCTCCATTATTTCTTCGCTATAATGATTATAAGGGATTCCGGATCGGTTTTGTGTCACAGAATCGGCAACTTTTCGGGAGGGGAGAGCGTGGAAGAGGCCTATCGGATCACCAGGCATGTATGCCCACGCAATTGTTACAGCAACTGCAGCCTTCTTGGATTTACCAGGGATGGCAAATTGGAGAAAGTGAGCGGAGACCCCTTGCACGGTTATACGAAAGGGAAGCTTTGCCCCAAAGGCTTTAACTATGTGAATTTGGTTTATCACCCGGAGCGGATACAAACCCCCATGATTCAGGAAAGGAGGGGAAGTGGAAAGTGGAGACGGATCTCATGGGAGGAGGCGATCGAGAGGATTACCGGAAAGATGATCGAACTGTACCGAAGGTATGGTTCACATCTCTCTCGCTCTGAATAAGTATTCGGGGAACTTCGGCATTTTGCATCAGGCGGTGGAAGGGATGTTTAACAGTTTGGGCCCGACGACCCGGGCGGTGGGTTCCCCCTGCTGGTCCTCGGGGCTCGATGCCTTCTATTATGACTTTGGCGAGCACAGGACCTCGGATTTGGAGGAGATGATGCAGGCGGATACCATTGTGTTGTGGGGGATCAACCCGGTCTGGACTTCGATTCATGCTCTTCCCTTTCTCTATCGAGCAAAGGAACGGGGAGCCACACTGATCACCATCGATCCGATCTATACCGCGACGGCGAAGAAGTCTGATCTTTACATCCAGGTAAAGCCTGGAGGAGATGGAGCTCTCGCCATCGCCGTCGCCAAAATGCTGATGGAGAAAGGCGAGATTGATTTCCGTTTTATCGCGGAGCATACGGTAGGGTGGGAGGAGCTTCGCTTCGAACTGGAGAACATTTCCATGGAGAAAGCTTTGCTTCAGGCGGGTCAGCGGCGGGAGACGGTGGAAAGATTAGCCTCCTTCATGGGGAAGGACCGCAATCTGTTTATTTGGATCGGCTTTGGATTACAGCGCCACCGAAACGGGGGACAGAATATCCGTTCCATCAATGCGTTGGCGGCCATGACCGGAAATATCGGAAAGAAGGGGAGCGGAGTCCATTTTGCCCACGATCCCGCATGGAAGTTTCCCCATCGGATTACGAAACATATTCCTGCAGGGTTTGAGGAGAAAGAGATCATCCGGCCCGTCGATATCAATAATTTCGCAGAGGAGCTGCTTCGCATGGAGGATCCTCCGGTGAAACTTCTCTGGATTTCCTGCCGCAATCTTCTTACGCAAAATCCGGACCGGGCCCTTCTGGAAAAGGTTCTTTCCTCGATGGAGATGATTATCACGGTCGATCTCTTCCTCACACCCACGGCTTCCATTTCCGACATCGTGCTGCCTGCTGCGACCCCTTTTGAGGAGTGGGATTTGGTTGCAAGCTATTGGCATCATTGGATCAGCATCAACCAACCGGCCATCGCCCCTTATGGCGAGAGCAAAAGCGATCTGGAGATTGCAAAGGCGATTGCGAAGCGGCTCAATGAACGATCTCCCGGAATGAGCGCCTTTCCGTGGTGGAAGTCGGCAGAAGAGTTTATCGAGGAGGAATTTACGGAGGAAATTTGTGCTAAGCTTCACATCTCCCATTGGCGTGAGCTGTTAAATGGCCCCAGGAAGATTCTCGGAGAAGAGACCGCCTGGGAAGGCCATCGTTTCTCAACCCCGTCCGGAAAATTTGAATTCTTCTCAAGCCGGGCGAAAGAAGCGGGTCTTCCGCCCCTTTCCATGCAATTATCGGAGAGTAAGGTGGAGGAGAAGTATCCTTATGTGCTCCTCATCATCCATGATCCCTACCGATTAAACTCCCAATTCCAGAATATCCCGGCGTTAAAAAAGGCAAGCGGGGAACCCTTTTTTCTAATTCACCCTTCGCTGGCGAAAAAGAAGGGGATCGAACCGGGCAGGATGGTGCGGATTTATAACGATTACGGAGAGGTCTTGTTACGTGCCTATCCATCGATAGAAATTTCTCCGGATACACTGCAATTGATCAATGGGAGCAGACTTCCCATTAATCGACTGATCCCTTTTATTCCCAGTGATATGGGAAGGGCGGTAACCGGGGCGAGCGGCATGGCTTTCAATGATACCCGGGTAGAAATCGAAAAGATATGAAGAATTGACACGGGAGATTAGCAGGATCCGGAACGATATCATAATCATATGGTTGCTTCATAGGGGAGTGAATGGATTTTCCCCGAATGAGAATGAATAATTTACTCTTCTAAAAAACATGGGAGATCGTGAGGAAAAAGTATATACTAGAAAACATAGGGATTACCATTCTTTAAAAAAGCCTGAAGAAAGGGGGCTTGGAGGTGGCCAACACCCATACCTATTCTTTGAAAGAGGAGATTGCAAACGCCATTACCCACGGAATCGGCGTACTGCTAAGCATCGCCGCCTTAGTCCTCTTAATCGTTTATGCCAGTATGAATGGAACGCCCATGCATATTGTCACCTTTGCCATCTATGGAGCGACGATGCTCCTGCTCTACCTGAACTCCACCATTCTCCACAGTCTGCCGCATGGGAAGGCAAAAAACCTCTTTGAGATTTTTGACCATTCCTCCATTTATCTCTTTATCGCAGGGACATACACCCCGATCGTCCTTACCGTGATAAAAGGGGCTGTGGGATGGTGGCTCTTCGGGATTGTCTGGGGATTCGCCATCTTTGGTGTGGCATTTAAAGCCTTCTTTGTGAAACGTTTTTTGTACACATCCACCCTTGTCTATGTGTTGATGGGATGGATCATCGTTTTCGCCTGGGACTCCCTGGTCCGGAATCTCTCACCATCCGGAGTGGTCCTTCTGGTGATGGGAGGAGTTCTCTACTCTTTGGGGGCCATCTTCTATGTATGGCGAGGATTTCCCTTCCATCATGCCGTTTGGCACCTCTTCGTCCTGGCAGGTTCCGCCTTCCATTTCTTCGCGATTCTCTTTTTGGTACTCTGAGCTTCCTTCCCGCTAAAGGGATCACCTCTCCCCACTTGATTTGGCCTCCTGCGGCTTGCGCCGTAAAGATGGCGCCGGGGAATTGCCGCGTGGAGGAATATTCACCATCTGTTAAAAAGAACAAAAAAATCCTGTCTTGGGCGACAGGATTTTTATGGCCTGCATTCTCTCCGGTTCAGGCAGGGTAGCGCATGTTATGCCACCCCGCTGTAAGCCACTCCTATTCGAGTGCCTTTATTTGTTCTTCAGCTTCTCTTTCATCCGTTCAAACTCCTCATCGGTAATCTCCCCACGGGCATAACGTTCCCGAAGAATGGAAAGCGCCTGATCTTCGCCAGGATTTTCATTTCTAGGAGCTGGTGGATACGGATTCCGGCGTGTTGCGGTGATGAGGAGATAGATACCGACGCCGATGAGGATGAGCCAGAGGATCCACCCCCACCCCATGCCGAATCCTCCATACCAGCCGTGCATGCCCATCAGAGGCTACCTCCATTTCCGCTATTCCCAAAATTTACAGATCCCTTTTGCATAAAACCATTAGGCCCGTGGCAATCATTATACATCTCGTTTAATTGATCCGTTGACCAATTGGGATGCATCTGCTTCATGAAGGGAAGCATCTGGTCGAAGTTAAGGTTCCAGGGAGCAGTGGGATTATTTCCTTGGGCGAAAGCCACGGTGCCAATTCCCAAAAGCCCCACCACAATGAGTGCGATTGCCAATGTTTTTTTCATCGTTTCATCTCTCCTTTCGTTTTACACATTTAGAGTATCAGGAAGAAATGAAGATCCTATGTAGGAGATATAAAGAAGTTATGAAGAATTACGGGGGGAGAAACGTTCGCCTCCTATTTGTGGTATATTCAGGGAAGGGAACTTCATTTGAAATCGGCTGTTCCCGTTAGGATCGTGAAAAGAGAGGGAATCTTCTTATGAAAATTTGTGTGATTGATGATGAGCCCCTCATTGTAGAGGTACTGAAAGCTTATCTAGAACGGGAAGGGTATGAGGTGTGTTCCGCCTTAAATGGACGGGAGGGACTCTCTCTGATCGAGAAGGAGATCCCCGATTTCCTCATCCTGGATCTCATGCTGCCGGATTTGTCCGGAGAAGAGATCTGCCGCATTGTACGAGAGAAATCGGAGATCCCCATCCTGATGCTGACCGCCAAAACGGCGGAAGAGGAACGTATTCAAGGACTTCTCCTCGGTGCGGATGATTACGTAACCAAACCTTTCAGTCCACGGGAGGTGGTGGTCCGGGTTCAGACCATCCTGCGCCGGTTTCACAAAGGGGAAGTTCCCCGGGATCTCCTTTCCTTTGAACAAGGAATCCTTACGATCGATGATCACAAGAAAGAGGTAAAGGTAGAGGGGAAGGAAATCTCCCTTACGCCGATCGAGTATAAGCTTCTCACCGGGATGGCTCGACATCCTGGGCGGGTATTTAGCCGGATGGATCTATTGGCCTTGGTCGAGGTGGACCCGTATGAAGGGTATGAGCGGAACATCGATGTTCATATTAAGAATCTTCGCAAGAAGGTGGAGAAGGATCCCAGGCGTCCCCGGTTCATTATAACGGTTTTTGGAATGGGATATAAGTTTGGAGGGAAGCCGGATGTTCCGCACGCTGCACAGTAGGCTTCTCCTCGCCTTTCTCATCGTCTCTGTAAGCGGTGTGGTGATTCTAACCCTGATCATCCAGATCGGCGTGAGGAACAGTTTCAATCAATATTTGGATGTTCGCCGCGAGGAGCAGATGAATCGCATGGTAGAGATTTTGGAGGGGGAGTATCGGCAAAAAGGGGAGATTACCGGCGAAGCAATCGGCAGTCTTCTTCACCAGCAAGGAATGACGGAAGGACTCTTTTACCAAATCTATGATGAGAAGGGCCGTCTCCTCGCCGATTCCACCCGTATGATGGAGATGATGGGAATGATGGGAAAGATGGGAGGAGTGGGGAGAACGGAAACGACCGGGGCTACCGCTACGATCCCCCTGGCGGTAGAGGGGAAGCCGATCGGAAAACTGGTGGTTTATCAGGTGGGAGGAAATGTTGAGAGTCAGACGATCTTTCTTCACTCGTTTTACCAATCCCTTTTCCTCTCCGCCCTGGTCATGCTTATCGTCTCTTTTCTTCTGAGTTGGCTCTTTTCCAAAGAGCTTACATCAGGCCTTCGTCGTCTGGGAGAGGCGGTCCGGGAACTAAAAGGGCATAACTATGCGGTGGAACTAACAGGGAAAGGTACACCCCAGGAGATGCAGGACCTTATCTTATCCTTTAATGAATTGGTTCACTCCCTCAATCGGCAAGAGAGGTTGAGAAAAGAGTTTACCAATGATCTCGCCCATGAGTTAAGGACCCCCTTATCGACCCTTCGCTCCCAGATTGAGGCGTTTCGGGATGGGGTGTGGGAGCCGACACCGGAGCGTCTCGCCGAGACCCATGGGGAGCTGATGCGCTTGGTACGGTTGGTGAACGAGATGGAACAGCTTCTCATGGCGGAAAATCCCAATCTCCCGCTGAGAAAGGAAAAGATAGATCTCCATCATTTCCTATCTCAACTTGTCGCACAAATAAGTCCCCTGTTTCAGGAAAAGGGGGTTTCGTTTCATTACGAGAGCCCGGGAAAAGGGGTTTCCATCTGGGCGGACCGGGATCGCCTCATGCAGATCATGATGAATCTCATCAATAATGCGTTGAAATATACCCCTCCGGAGGGAAAAGTAACGCTTATCCTGAGGAAAAAGGAGGATGAAGCGGAAATTGAGGTGAAGGATACCGGCGTAGGGATCTCTGAAGAGGATCTTCCCCATATCTTTGAACGCTTCTATCGGGGAGATAAATCGCGGGATCGGCGCACAGGAGGAATCGGGATCGGTCTTTCTATCGTGAAGGCCCTGGTTGTCGCGCATAAGGGGCGCATCGAGGTAAAGAGCAAGCCAGGGAAAGGGAGCCGCTTTATCCTTTCTTTTCCCTCTATCTCTTATCATGAAAATCGGTGAATAAAGCTTTATTTACCACCTCTTTTTTCATAAGGGGACACCACCTAGGAACCGTGAGAATTGCCATTCCCATGAATTGTTGCGGAGGATCTTCTTCGCTCCCATTTTCTCTAGCAGATTCTTTGTAGAGGTAAGGATGCGTTGAATCAGCCCTTCCGGATCATGCAGGATGATACAATGATCCACCATGTCGGGATAGATCGCTTGGAAGGTTAGCGCTTCCTCTTGGGTCAAAATGATGGGGGATAAATCGCATATCATTTCTTCCCGTTCATAAAGCTCCTGCGCGACCGATTCATGCTTCATTTCAATTTGGGTGATAAATTCATTCAGTCGCTCTCTTCTGCCTGGTCCCTTTTTCAAAAGGATGAGCAAATCAAAATCAGAATTAAGTCGATTTTCCTTTCGTGCATAGGATCCGAAGACGGCTAAACCGATCAAATTCTCTTTATAATGGTTCACAATACTTTCTACGACCCGAGTCAGATAAGTTTTATGAAGAGAAGAAAAGGTACGCAATTGGCTTATTTTTTGTTCCAACATCACCTCACCCCATTTCATTTTTATTATAATCAACTCGTTGTCGAAAAGAAAATCATAACCCGCGTTTGGGCGGCTTCACGAGCCATGATGGGGAGCGGGAAAGAGATGGAGAAGGGCTAAGAAAAAATAGGCGAGGATTCCCCCGACCAAAAGGGTGATGATCCCCAGCCCTTTTCGTTTTTCTCTTTCCCATAAGGGGAGAAAGATTTCGGCGTAGGTGACATAAAGGATCGTGCCGATGGAGAAGCCGAGGAGGAGACTGACTGATCCGGGGACGGCATGCCCGAAAAGAGAGCCTGCGTAGGCACCCAGTCCGATCGGGATGGCGACGAGGGTAGAAATAAGAAAAAAAGCGAATACGCCGATTTCCGCCAGGACGAGGGGGATCCCGAGGGCGATTCCTTCCGGAACGTTATGCAACATCAGGGTGATGGATAAACCGTGGGCTAAAGAAGGGGAGTGGGTAAGGGTGGAGCCTAAAGCGATGCCGCTGGGGAAATTGTGAAATCCTATGGCGATAGCAAGGAGAAACCCCGACTTCATGAAAGCATCCCATTTCTTAGAATGGGTAGGGAGATGGAAGTGATGGGAGAAGGATTCCAGCCAAAAGGCAAAAAGGGCCCCTAAGGCAAACCCGATGATTGTCATCCCGAATCCTCCTAAAGCGAGACTCTCAGGGAGGATCTGGGAGAAGACGATCGTATACAAAGCTCCCACCGTCATAAAGACGAGGAGGTGAAGAATTTCCTGTTCAAATCTCCCCAGTGAATAAGCCAAGATGCCCCCCATATTCATCCCGACCCATCCCAGAAAGAATCCATATCCGACTACGGTCCATACCTCCACGAGGATCCCCCCATTCTTCAAAAATATATGAAAGGGGTGGACAGGATATGCGGAGGTTGGGCTGAAACCTTTTTCCGGACCCGGAAATGATGCAAAGATTGACTTTGCTGTAAAAATGATGGTAACATGGAAAGGGTAAGATCAATCGGTTTTTTAAACATGGAAGAGGGGATGAAAATGAAGGCCTACAATATCATCTTTCCCGTTTGGTTTATATGGCTTCTGCCGCCGGTAGTGCTGATCGCCCTTACAGGCAATTTCATCATAGACAGCCTGGTTATTCTGATCGCCTTTCGTATCTTTAAAGTTACGGAGTTGACTCATCTATCTTTAAAAGAGTTATATACGAAATCGATTTTGCAGGTCTGGGGTTTCGGTTTTTTGGCGGACTTCATCGGAGTTCTCCTTCTTATTGCGGTCTCTTTTCTCCCCATTCCGAATCCGGTTGCTGGAGCGGTTTTTTTTAATCCATTTACGAATTTATTGGGCTTCCTCATCATTTTGGCGGGAATCGGTTTGGCCTCCTTTTTTATTTACCTTTTCAATTTTCATTTCACCTTTAAAAAGATCATAGAGGAAAAAGCGCTGCGGGGCAAAGTATCCCTAACCCTGGCGATGGTCACCGCGCCGTGGACCTTTTTGCTGCCGACCCAATGGTATTACCAATGGTTTAATTGGGGGTGAGGAGATGAAGCCTAAAGTTATTCTCTCTCTTATCATGATCCTCTTGTTGGCATTTCTGTTACCCGGCTGTTTTGGAGGACGACAATCCCCGCTTCAGCAGGCGAATCCTCCCTCTCCCGTTACGGAGGAAACGGCAACGAGAACCATAGAGATTACCGACCCGGAGGAAATCGAATATCTCTGGTCTCATTACCTATATGACGGAATCTCCACGGTACTCAATGGCGAGTTCGACGACCCCGTCGAGATGAAAGATCAAGGTTATTTGGTTCATTTTGCGCTGGTCCGGCTGGTGAAGGATGGGGATGTTCCATCGAACCCGTCCGATGCACAGGACACGAGAGAAATTGAGATTCCCTCGGGTAGGCAAGTGGAGCAAAAAATAAAAGAATATTTCAATATTGATGTCCCCGTAGATCCGGAGAAACTGATCAAGCAGAGCTATATCTTGTCTGATGATGGCCGGATGATGAAGATTCCCACGGAAGAGGTGGGGTATGAGGAAAAGCCGTGGGGATTCTCCATAGACAAGATCCTCTATGACCCGGCAAAAGGGGAGTATCGGGTGGCGATGGATCATATCGCCAATCTGAAAACGGGCAGG
The DNA window shown above is from Thermicanus aegyptius DSM 12793 and carries:
- a CDS encoding ZIP family metal transporter; its protein translation is MEVWTVVGYGFFLGWVGMNMGGILAYSLGRFEQEILHLLVFMTVGALYTIVFSQILPESLALGGFGMTIIGFALGALFAFWLESFSHHFHLPTHSKKWDAFMKSGFLLAIAIGFHNFPSGIALGSTLTHSPSLAHGLSITLMLHNVPEGIALGIPLVLAEIGVFAFFLISTLVAIPIGLGAYAGSLFGHAVPGSVSLLLGFSIGTILYVTYAEIFLPLWEREKRKGLGIITLLVGGILAYFFLALLHLFPAPHHGS
- a CDS encoding molybdopterin-containing oxidoreductase family protein, which translates into the protein MFNSLGPTTRAVGSPCWSSGLDAFYYDFGEHRTSDLEEMMQADTIVLWGINPVWTSIHALPFLYRAKERGATLITIDPIYTATAKKSDLYIQVKPGGDGALAIAVAKMLMEKGEIDFRFIAEHTVGWEELRFELENISMEKALLQAGQRRETVERLASFMGKDRNLFIWIGFGLQRHRNGGQNIRSINALAAMTGNIGKKGSGVHFAHDPAWKFPHRITKHIPAGFEEKEIIRPVDINNFAEELLRMEDPPVKLLWISCRNLLTQNPDRALLEKVLSSMEMIITVDLFLTPTASISDIVLPAATPFEEWDLVASYWHHWISINQPAIAPYGESKSDLEIAKAIAKRLNERSPGMSAFPWWKSAEEFIEEEFTEEICAKLHISHWRELLNGPRKILGEETAWEGHRFSTPSGKFEFFSSRAKEAGLPPLSMQLSESKVEEKYPYVLLIIHDPYRLNSQFQNIPALKKASGEPFFLIHPSLAKKKGIEPGRMVRIYNDYGEVLLRAYPSIEISPDTLQLINGSRLPINRLIPFIPSDMGRAVTGASGMAFNDTRVEIEKI
- a CDS encoding response regulator transcription factor is translated as MKICVIDDEPLIVEVLKAYLEREGYEVCSALNGREGLSLIEKEIPDFLILDLMLPDLSGEEICRIVREKSEIPILMLTAKTAEEERIQGLLLGADDYVTKPFSPREVVVRVQTILRRFHKGEVPRDLLSFEQGILTIDDHKKEVKVEGKEISLTPIEYKLLTGMARHPGRVFSRMDLLALVEVDPYEGYERNIDVHIKNLRKKVEKDPRRPRFIITVFGMGYKFGGKPDVPHAAQ
- a CDS encoding nucleotidyltransferase domain-containing protein, which encodes MLEQKISQLRTFSSLHKTYLTRVVESIVNHYKENLIGLAVFGSYARKENRLNSDFDLLILLKKGPGRRERLNEFITQIEMKHESVAQELYEREEMICDLSPIILTQEEALTFQAIYPDMVDHCIILHDPEGLIQRILTSTKNLLEKMGAKKILRNNSWEWQFSRFLGGVPL
- a CDS encoding sensor histidine kinase, whose protein sequence is MFRTLHSRLLLAFLIVSVSGVVILTLIIQIGVRNSFNQYLDVRREEQMNRMVEILEGEYRQKGEITGEAIGSLLHQQGMTEGLFYQIYDEKGRLLADSTRMMEMMGMMGKMGGVGRTETTGATATIPLAVEGKPIGKLVVYQVGGNVESQTIFLHSFYQSLFLSALVMLIVSFLLSWLFSKELTSGLRRLGEAVRELKGHNYAVELTGKGTPQEMQDLILSFNELVHSLNRQERLRKEFTNDLAHELRTPLSTLRSQIEAFRDGVWEPTPERLAETHGELMRLVRLVNEMEQLLMAENPNLPLRKEKIDLHHFLSQLVAQISPLFQEKGVSFHYESPGKGVSIWADRDRLMQIMMNLINNALKYTPPEGKVTLILRKKEDEAEIEVKDTGVGISEEDLPHIFERFYRGDKSRDRRTGGIGIGLSIVKALVVAHKGRIEVKSKPGKGSRFILSFPSISYHENR
- the trhA gene encoding PAQR family membrane homeostasis protein TrhA, with the protein product MANTHTYSLKEEIANAITHGIGVLLSIAALVLLIVYASMNGTPMHIVTFAIYGATMLLLYLNSTILHSLPHGKAKNLFEIFDHSSIYLFIAGTYTPIVLTVIKGAVGWWLFGIVWGFAIFGVAFKAFFVKRFLYTSTLVYVLMGWIIVFAWDSLVRNLSPSGVVLLVMGGVLYSLGAIFYVWRGFPFHHAVWHLFVLAGSAFHFFAILFLVL
- a CDS encoding SHOCT domain-containing protein — protein: MGMHGWYGGFGMGWGWILWLILIGVGIYLLITATRRNPYPPAPRNENPGEDQALSILRERYARGEITDEEFERMKEKLKNK